The Zalophus californianus isolate mZalCal1 chromosome 8, mZalCal1.pri.v2, whole genome shotgun sequence genome has a segment encoding these proteins:
- the MOB1A gene encoding MOB kinase activator 1A isoform X1, with translation MSFLFSSRSSKTFKPKKNIPEGSHQYELLKHAEATLGSGNLRQAVMLPEGEDLNEWIAVNTVDFFNQINMLYGTITEFCTEASCPVMSAGPRYEYHWADGTNIKKPIKCSAPKYIDYLMTWVQDQLDDETLFPSKIGVPFPKNFMSVAKTILKRLFRVYAHIYHQHFDSVMQLQEEAHLNTSFKHFIFFVQEFNLIDRRELAPLQELIEKLGSKDR, from the exons ATGAGCTTCCTCTT CAGCAGCCGCTCTTCTAAAACATTCAAACCAAAGAAGAATATCCCTGAGGGCTCTCATCAGTATGAACTCTTAAAACATGCAGAGGCAACTCTAGGAAGCGGGAATCTGAGACAAGCTGTTATGTTGCCAGAGGGAGAGGACCTCAATGAATGGATTGCTGTTAACA CTGTGGATTTCTTCAACCAGATCAACATGCTGTATGGAACTATTACAGAATTCTGCACTGAAGCAAGCTGTCCAGTCATGTCTGCAGGTCCAAG ATACGAATATCATTGGGCAGATGGTACTAATATTAAAAAGCCAATCAAGTGTTCTGCACCAAAATACATTGACTATTTGATGACTTGGGTTCAGGATCAGCTTGATGATGAAACTCTTTTTCCTTCTAAGATCG GTGTCCCATTTCCCAAAAACTTTATGTCTGTGGCAAAGACCATTCTGAAGCGTCTGTTCCGGGTTTATGCCCATATTTATCACCAGCACTTTGATTCTGTGATGCAGCTGCAAGAGGAGGCCCACCTCAACACCTCCTTTaagcactttattttctttgttcag gaGTTTAATCTGATTGATAGGCGTGAGTTGGCACCTCTTCAGGAATTAATTGAGAAGCTTGGATCGAAAGACAGATAA
- the MOB1A gene encoding MOB kinase activator 1A isoform X2: MSFLFSRSSKTFKPKKNIPEGSHQYELLKHAEATLGSGNLRQAVMLPEGEDLNEWIAVNTVDFFNQINMLYGTITEFCTEASCPVMSAGPRYEYHWADGTNIKKPIKCSAPKYIDYLMTWVQDQLDDETLFPSKIGVPFPKNFMSVAKTILKRLFRVYAHIYHQHFDSVMQLQEEAHLNTSFKHFIFFVQEFNLIDRRELAPLQELIEKLGSKDR, translated from the exons ATGAGCTTCCTCTT CAGCCGCTCTTCTAAAACATTCAAACCAAAGAAGAATATCCCTGAGGGCTCTCATCAGTATGAACTCTTAAAACATGCAGAGGCAACTCTAGGAAGCGGGAATCTGAGACAAGCTGTTATGTTGCCAGAGGGAGAGGACCTCAATGAATGGATTGCTGTTAACA CTGTGGATTTCTTCAACCAGATCAACATGCTGTATGGAACTATTACAGAATTCTGCACTGAAGCAAGCTGTCCAGTCATGTCTGCAGGTCCAAG ATACGAATATCATTGGGCAGATGGTACTAATATTAAAAAGCCAATCAAGTGTTCTGCACCAAAATACATTGACTATTTGATGACTTGGGTTCAGGATCAGCTTGATGATGAAACTCTTTTTCCTTCTAAGATCG GTGTCCCATTTCCCAAAAACTTTATGTCTGTGGCAAAGACCATTCTGAAGCGTCTGTTCCGGGTTTATGCCCATATTTATCACCAGCACTTTGATTCTGTGATGCAGCTGCAAGAGGAGGCCCACCTCAACACCTCCTTTaagcactttattttctttgttcag gaGTTTAATCTGATTGATAGGCGTGAGTTGGCACCTCTTCAGGAATTAATTGAGAAGCTTGGATCGAAAGACAGATAA